In Fluviicola taffensis DSM 16823, the following are encoded in one genomic region:
- a CDS encoding DUF2461 domain-containing protein, giving the protein MAYFTKDYLDFFIELAANNNKDWFDINRKRYENSVKKPFAEFVQIFINHVAKTNPAFKDLTASECIFRINRDIRFSKDKTPYKLMCSAVVAPNGKKSKSIHGVYFEFGPEEVRVYGGVYEIEKEDLFLVREGIAQNAKEFNSLISDKKFVELFGEVLGERNKIAPKEFKEEAGNQPYILNKQWYFFTKFDAELILQDTLLETLDNCLQVGLPLETFFNKFIQRS; this is encoded by the coding sequence ATGGCATATTTTACAAAAGATTATCTGGATTTCTTTATTGAGCTTGCTGCAAACAACAATAAAGATTGGTTTGATATAAATAGAAAACGCTACGAAAATTCGGTAAAGAAACCATTTGCTGAGTTTGTGCAGATTTTTATTAATCACGTTGCTAAAACAAATCCGGCATTTAAAGACCTTACGGCATCAGAATGTATCTTTAGAATCAATAGAGACATTCGTTTCTCTAAAGATAAAACACCTTATAAGTTAATGTGCTCAGCTGTAGTTGCACCAAATGGAAAGAAATCGAAAAGTATTCACGGAGTTTATTTTGAATTCGGGCCTGAAGAAGTGCGTGTTTATGGTGGTGTATATGAAATTGAAAAGGAAGATTTGTTCTTGGTTCGAGAAGGTATTGCTCAAAACGCGAAGGAATTTAATTCACTTATTTCAGATAAAAAGTTTGTAGAATTATTTGGGGAAGTTCTCGGAGAACGAAATAAAATTGCCCCCAAAGAATTCAAAGAAGAGGCCGGAAATCAGCCTTATATTTTAAATAAACAATGGTATTTCTTTACCAAATTTGATGCGGAACTTATTTTGCAAGATACTCTTTTGGAAACTTTAGATAATTGCTTGCAGGTAGGTTTGCCACTCGAAACATTTTTTAATAAATTCATTCAAAGATCATAA
- a CDS encoding S9 family peptidase — protein MNKYLSLLVFFILGVNAFAQKKQLSLSDAVLQQYRSFRDEQMNGVAWIPGTDSYVYVSNNYQLLYQASVKKTTPEQLLTIQEANTVLGAQLYSFYGFSFINSDELLLTDGNNYYKLNLKTKTGSKLVTVQEEGGGAEFEITTGSAAYTLENNLWIINAKGEKIAVTSNTDKSIVSGQTYARSEFGITDGIFWSGKGAYLAFYQKDETDVKSYPLVDITKTPAELMNIKYPMAGQGSEKPKVGIYSISTGKTVFISPKSTADSYLTNLSWTPDEQFVLIAEVNRDQNHMWLNQYDAKTGAFVRTILEEQNDKWVEPEHPAFFPLSTSNNFIWISEKDGFNNLYYYSIEGKLMKQLTANKFVVKDILQSINKGKDVVFSATGTSGLNTLYYAVDLNGKQRCLTLEEGTHGISINESGTYFIDQYSSHAVPGKYELKTITGKAVKTLLTTKNKLEEIQIGTADIGQIKAEDGSVLYTRLIKPSNFDPTKKYPVMVYVYGGPHAQMITNSWLDGANLWMYWMAEQGYLVFTLDNRGSGERGFAFENQIHRQLGVVEINDQMKGIEYLKSLPYVDSDRFAVHGWSFGGFMTTSLMLKQAETFKVGVAGGPVTDWKYYEIMYGERYMDRPQENEKGYEEASLMTHAGKLKGDLLLIHGTVDDVVVPQHNDALLKKFIELGIQIDFFHYPMHKHNVIGKDRVHLMQKVLDYIIEHNK, from the coding sequence ATGAATAAGTATTTGTCACTTTTAGTTTTCTTTATTCTTGGGGTAAACGCTTTTGCTCAGAAGAAACAATTATCTCTTTCTGATGCTGTTTTGCAACAATACAGGTCTTTTAGGGATGAACAAATGAATGGTGTTGCTTGGATTCCAGGAACAGATTCGTATGTGTATGTGAGTAATAATTATCAACTCCTGTATCAAGCTTCGGTGAAGAAAACGACTCCTGAGCAACTCTTAACAATTCAAGAAGCAAATACGGTTTTGGGAGCTCAATTGTATAGTTTCTATGGTTTTTCTTTCATTAATAGCGATGAGTTATTATTGACTGATGGAAACAATTACTACAAATTGAATCTGAAAACAAAAACGGGTTCAAAATTAGTTACTGTTCAAGAAGAAGGTGGTGGAGCAGAATTCGAAATCACAACTGGAAGTGCTGCTTATACCCTAGAAAATAATTTGTGGATAATTAATGCAAAGGGCGAAAAGATTGCGGTTACTTCTAATACAGATAAAAGTATCGTTTCTGGTCAGACTTATGCTCGAAGTGAATTTGGAATTACTGATGGGATTTTTTGGTCGGGAAAAGGAGCGTATTTGGCATTTTATCAAAAGGATGAAACAGATGTAAAATCGTATCCACTTGTTGATATCACAAAAACTCCAGCCGAATTAATGAATATCAAATATCCAATGGCTGGTCAAGGTTCTGAAAAGCCAAAAGTGGGAATTTATTCTATTTCTACTGGGAAAACGGTTTTCATTTCGCCAAAAAGTACAGCTGATAGCTATTTGACAAACTTATCTTGGACACCAGATGAACAATTTGTTCTAATTGCAGAAGTCAATAGAGATCAAAATCACATGTGGCTAAATCAATACGATGCAAAAACGGGAGCGTTTGTTAGAACTATTTTAGAAGAGCAAAATGACAAATGGGTAGAGCCTGAGCATCCAGCTTTCTTTCCATTGAGTACTTCTAATAATTTCATTTGGATTTCAGAAAAGGATGGATTCAATAATTTATACTATTATTCCATTGAAGGGAAATTAATGAAGCAGCTTACTGCAAATAAATTTGTAGTGAAGGATATTTTGCAGTCAATCAATAAAGGAAAAGATGTTGTTTTTTCAGCGACAGGAACCAGCGGATTGAATACTTTGTATTATGCTGTTGATTTAAATGGAAAACAACGCTGCTTGACTTTAGAAGAAGGAACTCATGGAATTTCAATCAATGAGTCGGGAACTTATTTTATTGATCAATATTCTTCGCATGCTGTTCCTGGTAAATATGAGTTGAAAACAATAACTGGTAAAGCGGTAAAGACGCTTTTGACAACAAAAAATAAATTGGAGGAAATACAAATAGGAACGGCAGATATTGGACAAATAAAAGCAGAAGATGGTTCTGTTTTGTATACGCGATTGATTAAACCAAGCAATTTCGACCCAACTAAAAAGTATCCAGTAATGGTTTATGTTTATGGAGGTCCACATGCCCAGATGATTACAAATTCGTGGTTAGATGGTGCAAATTTATGGATGTATTGGATGGCTGAACAAGGTTATTTAGTTTTTACCTTGGATAATCGTGGTTCTGGAGAACGTGGTTTTGCTTTTGAAAATCAAATTCACAGACAATTGGGTGTTGTTGAAATCAACGATCAAATGAAAGGGATTGAGTATTTGAAATCGTTGCCTTATGTAGATTCTGATCGGTTTGCTGTTCATGGCTGGTCTTTTGGTGGATTTATGACAACTTCATTGATGTTGAAGCAAGCTGAAACATTTAAAGTTGGAGTTGCTGGTGGACCAGTGACGGATTGGAAGTATTACGAAATCATGTATGGAGAACGTTATATGGATCGACCACAAGAAAATGAAAAAGGATACGAAGAAGCTTCCTTAATGACTCATGCAGGTAAATTAAAAGGTGATTTGTTGTTGATTCACGGAACGGTTGATGATGTAGTTGTTCCTCAACACAATGATGCATTGTTGAAAAAGTTTATTGAATTGGGAATTCAAATCGATTTCTTCCATTATCCGATGCATAAACATAATGTGATTGGTAAAGATCGTGTTCATTTGATGCAGAAGGTATTGGATTATATTATTGAACATAATAAATAG
- a CDS encoding Fic family protein — protein sequence MKEILQNARKAKGLLSRELANLLGVDQSLISKFENGKRLPSEKQLIELSNVLSINLDELKKAWLTQKILGDVKKYTFAEEVLFMVNEALASYAPKREFEDLSIEKTLDEIDSMKKNLDQVREFENYRITEALELEYTYESNRIEGNTLTLRETDMVVNKGLTVSGKSLVEHLEAINHGDAIHYVKELVSKNSILTKRELLSIHNLILRGINQSEAGKFRRIQVMIQGSSHLPPPPYLVEKQMEDYFIWYERNRGNLHPVVLAAEMHERLVTIHPFIDGNGRTSRLIMNMILLQNGLVIANMKGDNTSRYAYYEALESVQSSGKKDSFIRYVAEIEKQSLERYLSILK from the coding sequence ATGAAAGAGATTCTTCAAAATGCTAGAAAGGCCAAAGGGTTGCTTTCGAGAGAGCTTGCAAACTTATTGGGTGTTGATCAATCTTTGATTAGTAAATTTGAGAATGGGAAACGATTGCCCTCTGAAAAACAATTGATTGAGCTGTCAAATGTTCTTTCGATCAACTTAGATGAATTGAAAAAAGCTTGGCTAACGCAGAAAATTCTAGGGGATGTGAAGAAGTACACATTTGCCGAAGAGGTTTTATTCATGGTCAATGAAGCGCTTGCTAGTTATGCTCCAAAAAGAGAATTTGAAGATTTATCGATTGAGAAAACATTGGATGAAATAGATTCAATGAAAAAGAATCTCGATCAAGTCCGTGAATTTGAAAATTATCGAATTACGGAAGCACTGGAATTGGAATATACTTATGAGAGTAATCGCATTGAAGGAAATACATTAACTCTTCGTGAAACGGATATGGTAGTCAATAAAGGATTAACAGTTTCAGGGAAAAGTTTGGTGGAGCATTTAGAAGCAATCAATCACGGTGATGCAATTCATTATGTAAAAGAGTTGGTTTCTAAAAATTCAATCCTCACCAAGCGCGAATTATTAAGTATTCATAACCTAATTCTTCGTGGAATAAATCAATCTGAAGCAGGTAAATTTCGCAGAATTCAAGTGATGATTCAAGGAAGTAGTCATCTTCCACCGCCACCTTATTTGGTTGAAAAACAAATGGAAGATTATTTCATTTGGTACGAAAGAAATAGAGGAAATCTTCATCCGGTAGTTTTGGCAGCAGAGATGCATGAGCGTTTAGTGACGATTCACCCTTTTATTGATGGGAATGGAAGAACTTCTCGTTTGATTATGAACATGATTCTTTTACAAAATGGCTTAGTCATTGCAAATATGAAAGGAGATAATACTTCGCGCTACGCTTATTATGAGGCTCTTGAGTCCGTGCAGTCTTCAGGAAAAAAAGATTCATTTATTCGTTATGTGGCCGAAATTGAAAAACAAAGCCTTGAAAGATATCTTTCAATTTTGAAGTAA
- a CDS encoding alpha-ketoacid dehydrogenase subunit alpha/beta, with the protein MSDILTKTMGSTLRTGKEVLLKAFRLMATAKTLAEKYEANKEITAKYVHATSRGHEAIQLAVGLQLKPQDWVSPYYRDDSILLGIGMTPYDLMLQVFAKKDDPFSGGRTYYSHPSLKRDDMPKIPHQSSATGMQAIPTTGIAMGIQYKEKTGIAEDYKGENPVVVCSLGDASCTEGEVSEAFQMAALKQFPIVYLVQDNGWDISANAAETRAQDITHYAQGFKGIEVRTIDGSDFDLSFQTVQEVFEIVRKERRPFIIHAKVPLLGHHTSGVRKEWYRDDLEEAATRDPYPKLKEIIRELEGEADVINIEAEVRKLVDEDYEKALNAEDPIPSSVTDFIFAPTPVTEEKGEREPAGKKKTVMVDSALFAVREIMSQHPEALLYGQDVGGRLGGVFREAATLAQTFGDDRVFNTPIQEAFIIGSTVGMSAVGLKPFVEVQFADYIWPGLNQLFTEVSRSNYLSNGKWPVSCVIRVPIGAYGSGGPYHSSSVESVLANIRGIKVVYPSTGADLKGLMKAAFYDPNPVVILEHKGLYWSKIAGTEGAMSIEPDEDYIIPIGKARIVQEASDSAIEKGESCVVITYGRGVYWTLEAAKQYEGRVEILDLRSINPLDMEAIYTSVEKHGKVLLVTEESVEASFTLGLAGRIQRDCFTHLDAPIGLVGAIDTPAIPLNSILEAELLPNADKVKTGLDNLLNY; encoded by the coding sequence ATGTCAGATATTCTTACAAAGACCATGGGATCTACACTAAGAACAGGTAAAGAAGTTTTATTGAAGGCTTTTCGTTTGATGGCTACAGCAAAAACATTGGCCGAAAAATACGAAGCAAATAAAGAAATTACTGCCAAATATGTGCATGCGACTTCTCGTGGCCATGAAGCCATTCAATTGGCTGTTGGATTACAGTTGAAGCCACAAGATTGGGTTTCACCGTATTACCGAGATGATAGTATTCTTCTTGGAATAGGAATGACACCTTATGATTTGATGTTGCAAGTTTTTGCAAAGAAAGATGATCCATTTTCCGGAGGAAGAACCTATTATTCTCATCCATCTTTGAAAAGGGATGATATGCCAAAAATCCCTCATCAATCTTCAGCAACTGGGATGCAAGCTATTCCAACTACTGGAATAGCGATGGGGATTCAATACAAAGAAAAAACGGGAATTGCAGAAGATTACAAGGGTGAAAACCCGGTTGTGGTTTGCTCTTTAGGAGATGCTTCTTGTACCGAAGGAGAAGTTTCAGAAGCTTTCCAAATGGCAGCGCTAAAGCAATTTCCAATCGTATATTTAGTTCAAGATAATGGTTGGGATATTTCAGCGAATGCAGCTGAGACAAGGGCTCAGGATATTACACATTATGCACAGGGATTTAAAGGAATCGAAGTTAGAACGATTGATGGAAGCGATTTCGATTTGTCTTTTCAAACGGTGCAAGAGGTTTTTGAAATCGTTCGAAAGGAAAGAAGACCTTTTATAATTCATGCGAAAGTTCCGCTTTTGGGACATCACACGTCTGGAGTTCGCAAAGAATGGTACAGAGATGATTTGGAAGAAGCTGCTACAAGAGATCCTTATCCGAAATTGAAAGAAATTATTCGTGAACTGGAAGGTGAAGCGGATGTTATCAATATCGAAGCAGAAGTTCGGAAATTAGTGGATGAAGATTATGAGAAAGCATTGAACGCTGAAGATCCGATCCCTTCAAGTGTTACAGATTTTATTTTTGCTCCAACTCCAGTTACAGAAGAGAAAGGTGAACGTGAACCTGCTGGAAAGAAAAAAACGGTCATGGTGGATAGCGCTTTGTTTGCTGTTCGTGAAATTATGTCACAACACCCGGAAGCTTTGCTATATGGACAAGATGTTGGTGGAAGATTGGGTGGTGTTTTTAGAGAGGCTGCAACATTGGCTCAAACCTTTGGAGATGATCGCGTGTTTAATACTCCAATCCAAGAAGCATTTATTATTGGATCAACGGTCGGAATGTCGGCAGTTGGTTTGAAGCCTTTCGTGGAAGTTCAATTTGCAGATTATATTTGGCCAGGATTGAATCAGTTGTTTACAGAGGTTTCTCGATCCAATTATTTATCAAACGGAAAATGGCCTGTTAGCTGTGTGATTCGCGTTCCAATTGGAGCTTATGGATCTGGTGGACCTTACCATTCTTCGAGTGTAGAGTCTGTTTTGGCAAATATTCGTGGAATTAAGGTGGTTTATCCTTCAACAGGAGCTGATTTAAAAGGTTTAATGAAAGCTGCATTTTACGATCCAAATCCAGTTGTTATTTTAGAACACAAGGGTTTGTATTGGTCGAAAATAGCTGGTACTGAAGGGGCGATGTCAATCGAGCCAGATGAAGATTATATTATTCCGATTGGTAAAGCGCGTATTGTGCAGGAGGCTTCAGACTCTGCAATTGAAAAAGGAGAGTCTTGCGTAGTAATCACTTACGGACGTGGAGTTTATTGGACTTTAGAAGCTGCAAAACAGTACGAAGGACGCGTGGAAATATTGGATTTGCGTTCCATAAATCCGCTGGATATGGAGGCAATTTACACTTCTGTTGAAAAACATGGAAAAGTATTGTTGGTTACGGAAGAATCCGTTGAAGCCTCATTTACACTTGGTTTGGCTGGTCGTATTCAACGTGATTGCTTTACTCATCTAGATGCTCCAATTGGTTTAGTTGGTGCAATTGATACACCTGCAATTCCATTGAATTCCATACTAGAGGCTGAATTGTTGCCAAATGCGGATAAAGTGAAAACTGGACTTGATAACCTCCTAAATTATTAA
- a CDS encoding UDP-3-O-(3-hydroxymyristoyl)glucosamine N-acyltransferase: MKIGSIHTIGAIAQFLGRTVVGDESLIVTGINEIHRVEAGDLVFVDHPKYYDKAVHSAATFILIDKEVEVPAGKALIISPEPFDDYNKLTRKFSPYRPQMSMTGENCQIAESAHLSPNCFIGHDVTIGENVTIHPGAYIGDGTVIEENTIIGPNAIIGHYAFYYKKKPNGYDRMHSCGFVYIEKNVEIGAGTTIDAGVSAITRIGEGTKIDNQVQIGHDTIIGKHCLIAAQVGIAGCVTLEDRVTMWGQVGCISDVTIGEGAVILAQSGISKSLEGGKVYFGSPCEEAKQKMRELATIKNLVENRRK; encoded by the coding sequence ATGAAAATCGGAAGTATACATACAATTGGCGCAATTGCGCAGTTTTTGGGAAGAACAGTAGTTGGGGACGAATCCTTGATTGTTACTGGAATAAATGAAATTCATCGTGTTGAAGCGGGAGATTTGGTCTTTGTAGATCATCCAAAATACTATGATAAAGCGGTTCATTCAGCTGCAACTTTTATTTTGATTGACAAAGAAGTGGAAGTTCCAGCGGGTAAAGCGCTGATTATTTCGCCAGAACCTTTTGATGATTACAATAAATTGACGCGTAAATTTTCTCCCTACAGACCGCAAATGTCGATGACGGGAGAAAATTGTCAAATTGCAGAATCTGCACACCTTTCTCCTAATTGTTTTATTGGACATGATGTCACAATTGGTGAAAATGTAACCATTCATCCTGGCGCTTATATTGGCGATGGGACAGTCATCGAAGAAAACACAATCATTGGTCCGAATGCAATCATTGGACATTACGCTTTTTATTATAAGAAAAAACCAAACGGTTATGACCGCATGCATAGTTGTGGATTCGTTTACATTGAAAAAAATGTAGAGATTGGTGCTGGAACTACCATTGATGCTGGTGTGAGTGCTATCACTCGGATTGGTGAAGGAACAAAAATCGATAATCAAGTCCAAATTGGTCACGACACCATCATTGGGAAACACTGTTTGATTGCGGCACAGGTTGGAATTGCTGGTTGTGTAACCTTAGAAGATCGTGTAACCATGTGGGGACAAGTTGGCTGTATTTCTGATGTGACTATCGGAGAAGGAGCAGTGATTTTGGCTCAATCAGGAATTTCAAAATCCCTAGAAGGTGGAAAAGTGTATTTCGGAAGTCCATGTGAAGAAGCGAAGCAAAAAATGCGTGAGTTGGCAACGATAAAAAACTTAGTGGAGAATAGACGAAAATGA
- a CDS encoding PP2C family protein-serine/threonine phosphatase, which yields MIKIEKRIASLESQVELGEFRLNSLLELTRAIAINQSIEQIVRMFEFVMREQLGFDHFLLFNKENQWSPLLKIGLKSKVKDISVEKELYRFREITVIESSYSPIIDEFDIIVPVFHKDKPLAYLLIAGIEGTGIKKSETLADMRFVQTLTNMVVMAIENKRMAREELKRERLKKELEVASEMQKLLFPSDLPSNKQMDISAKYIPRHEVGGDYYDFIPLGESKYVICIADVSGKGISAAMLMANFQATIRTFYSTVHQIRPFSLEFLIEELNKKVMTSAKGEKFITFFIAVYNAETRELDYVNAGHNQPIITNGKEKKLLDIGCVGLGMFEEMPFIQVGKEILKPNTTLILYTDGVVELEDEKNEHFELERLIKIYHNFYRLSMEDMNNIVFSKLDEWRGNRKLVDDTAIFSCRFF from the coding sequence ATGATAAAGATTGAAAAACGCATAGCAAGTTTAGAATCACAAGTTGAATTGGGAGAGTTTCGTCTCAATTCGCTTTTGGAGCTAACACGCGCTATTGCGATCAATCAAAGTATCGAGCAAATTGTTAGAATGTTCGAATTCGTGATGCGTGAGCAATTAGGGTTCGATCACTTCTTGCTTTTTAATAAGGAAAATCAGTGGAGTCCACTTTTGAAAATTGGATTAAAAAGCAAAGTCAAAGATATTTCCGTTGAAAAAGAGTTGTATCGTTTTCGCGAAATTACGGTCATAGAATCCAGTTATTCCCCTATTATTGATGAGTTTGACATCATTGTTCCAGTTTTTCACAAAGACAAACCTTTAGCCTATTTGTTAATAGCAGGGATTGAGGGAACTGGAATCAAAAAATCGGAAACTTTGGCAGATATGCGCTTTGTTCAAACGCTAACCAATATGGTTGTAATGGCGATTGAAAACAAGCGAATGGCGCGTGAGGAATTGAAGAGAGAGCGTCTAAAAAAAGAGCTGGAAGTAGCTTCTGAGATGCAAAAACTTTTGTTTCCTTCTGATTTACCGTCCAACAAACAAATGGATATTTCTGCCAAATATATTCCGCGTCATGAAGTTGGTGGAGATTATTACGATTTCATTCCTTTGGGAGAAAGCAAATACGTGATTTGTATAGCTGATGTTAGTGGAAAAGGAATCAGTGCTGCAATGTTAATGGCAAATTTTCAAGCAACTATTCGTACATTTTATTCGACAGTTCATCAAATCCGCCCGTTTTCACTCGAGTTTTTAATTGAAGAACTCAACAAGAAAGTCATGACTAGTGCAAAAGGGGAGAAGTTCATTACTTTCTTCATCGCCGTTTACAATGCAGAAACGCGCGAGCTAGATTACGTAAATGCGGGGCATAATCAACCCATTATCACAAACGGTAAAGAGAAGAAACTATTGGATATTGGTTGTGTTGGACTGGGAATGTTTGAAGAAATGCCCTTCATCCAAGTAGGGAAAGAAATTCTTAAGCCAAATACTACGCTGATTTTGTATACGGATGGCGTTGTTGAGTTAGAGGATGAAAAAAATGAGCATTTCGAATTGGAACGTTTGATCAAAATCTATCATAATTTCTACCGTTTGAGTATGGAGGATATGAATAACATTGTATTTTCAAAATTGGACGAGTGGAGAGGGAATCGTAAGTTAGTGGACGACACCGCAATTTTCTCCTGTCGATTCTTCTAA